One window of the Mycobacterium haemophilum DSM 44634 genome contains the following:
- a CDS encoding aldo/keto reductase, producing MRRFWRTVVEVTAQNSQALAQASGTFTLGGDLTVNRLGFGAMRLTGKGVWGPPADRDEAVRVLRRAVELGVNFIDTADSYGPYISEEIIAEALHPYDGLVIATKAGLLRTGPDVWIPLGNPSYLRQELEMSLRRLGVDTIDLFQLHRIDPNFPLADQVGELLTLKNEGKIRHIGLSEVNLDQLAAAQQITEIVSVQNMYNLSARAADPLLDAVTSRGIGFIPWFPLAAGPLAAPDGPLQRIAADHHATPSQLALAWLLKRSPVMLPIPGTSRVAHLEENVAAAEISLSDDEFEMLAAAGVQ from the coding sequence ATGCGGCGGTTCTGGCGTACGGTCGTAGAAGTGACCGCACAAAATTCTCAGGCTCTAGCGCAGGCATCCGGAACGTTCACCCTCGGCGGCGACCTGACGGTCAACCGACTTGGTTTCGGCGCGATGCGACTTACGGGCAAGGGGGTGTGGGGTCCGCCCGCTGACCGCGACGAGGCCGTGCGGGTGCTGCGGCGCGCCGTCGAACTGGGGGTGAACTTCATCGACACCGCCGACTCCTACGGCCCCTATATCTCCGAGGAGATCATCGCCGAGGCGCTGCATCCCTATGACGGGCTGGTGATCGCGACCAAGGCCGGGTTGCTGCGGACCGGCCCAGACGTATGGATCCCGCTGGGCAATCCGAGCTACCTGCGCCAAGAACTGGAGATGAGCCTGCGCCGTCTTGGTGTCGACACCATCGACCTGTTTCAGCTGCACCGGATCGACCCGAACTTCCCACTGGCCGACCAGGTGGGCGAGCTGCTCACCTTGAAAAACGAAGGCAAGATCCGCCATATTGGTCTGTCCGAGGTTAACCTCGATCAACTCGCCGCGGCCCAGCAGATCACCGAAATCGTGTCGGTGCAAAACATGTACAACTTGTCGGCGCGAGCTGCCGACCCACTGTTGGATGCCGTGACAAGCCGGGGCATCGGCTTCATCCCGTGGTTCCCGCTGGCCGCGGGACCGCTGGCGGCTCCGGACGGCCCACTGCAGCGTATCGCCGCCGACCACCACGCGACGCCGTCGCAGCTGGCGCTGGCCTGGTTGCTGAAGCGGTCGCCGGTGATGTTGCCGATCCCGGGGACGTCGCGGGTGGCGCATCTGGAGGAGAACGTCGCCGCCGCCGAAATCAGCCTGTCCGACGACGAGTTCGAGATGCTGGCGGCCGCCGGGGTGCAGTGA
- the pgsA gene encoding phosphatidylinositol phosphate synthase, producing MSKVPFLSRAAFTRLTTPTARALLRVGLTPDAVTILGTIVAVAGALVLFPIGQLFAGTLVVWFFVLFDMLDGAMARERGGGTRYGAVLDATCDRVSDGAVFCGLLWWAAFGLHSKHLVVATLICLVTSQVISYIKARAEASGLRGDGGLIERPERLIIVLVGAGLSDFPGYSLPWALPVAMWLLAGASLITCAQRLHTVRTSPGAAGRIAGPGGEP from the coding sequence ATGAGCAAGGTGCCGTTCCTGTCCCGGGCGGCGTTCACGCGGCTCACGACTCCGACCGCAAGGGCGTTGCTGCGGGTCGGCTTGACGCCGGATGCTGTCACCATTTTGGGCACCATCGTGGCCGTGGCGGGGGCGCTGGTACTTTTCCCGATCGGCCAGCTCTTCGCCGGCACGCTGGTGGTCTGGTTCTTCGTGCTTTTCGACATGCTCGACGGGGCGATGGCCAGGGAACGCGGCGGTGGCACCCGGTACGGTGCGGTGCTCGACGCGACGTGCGATCGCGTCAGCGACGGCGCGGTGTTCTGCGGGCTGCTGTGGTGGGCGGCGTTCGGCCTGCACAGCAAACATCTGGTGGTGGCAACCTTGATCTGCTTGGTTACCTCGCAGGTGATTTCCTACATCAAGGCCCGGGCCGAAGCCAGCGGGCTGCGCGGCGATGGCGGCCTCATCGAACGGCCGGAACGGTTGATCATCGTGCTGGTCGGCGCGGGTTTGTCGGACTTTCCGGGGTATTCGTTGCCCTGGGCGTTGCCGGTGGCGATGTGGCTGCTGGCGGGCGCCAGCCTGATCACCTGTGCGCAGCGGTTGCACACGGTGCGCACCTCGCCGGGGGCAGCCGGTCGCATTGCCGGACCGGGCGGTGAGCCGTGA
- the thrS gene encoding threonine--tRNA ligase — protein sequence MSAPVHPAPGADGGDPLGPAAPGLRSPQAPIRVPAGTTAAAAVGEAGLPRRGAPDAIVVVRDTDGKLRDLNWVPDVDVEVTPVPANTDDGRSVIRHSTAHVLAQAVQDLFPHAKLGIGPPIADGFYYDFDVAEPFTPDDLAALEKRMRQIVKDGQLFSRRVYESKEQARAELASEPYKLELVDDKSGFAKNTAEIMEVGGDELTAYDNLNARNRERVWGDLCRGPHIPTTKHIPAFKLTRSSAAYWRGDQKNASLQRIYGTAWESSEALDRHLEMVAEAQRRDHRKLGIELDLFSFPDEIGSGLAVFHPKGGIVRREMEEYSRRKHIEAGYEFVNTPHITKAQLFHTSGHLDWYAEGMFPPMHLDAERNDDGTVRKPGQDYYLKPMNCPMHTLIFASRGRSYRELPLRLFEFGTVYRYEKSGVVHGLTRARGFTMDDSHIFCTREQLHGELASLLRFVLDLLGDYGLEDFYLELSTKDPEKFVGSDEIWEEATAALAEVARDSGLELVPDPGGAAFYGPKISVQARDALGRSWQMSTIQVDFNFPERFELEYTAPDGRRERPVMIHRALFGSIERFFGILTEHYAGAFPAWLAPVQVVGIPVADEHVAYLEEVAVQLKSRGVRVEVDVSDDRMAKKIVHHTNQKVPFMLLAGDRDVQAGAVSFRFGDRTQINGVARDSAVEVIAQWIASRENASPTAELVKVTGGE from the coding sequence ATGAGCGCCCCCGTACACCCCGCCCCCGGAGCCGATGGCGGCGACCCGCTGGGCCCGGCTGCACCGGGCTTGCGGTCACCGCAAGCCCCAATCCGGGTTCCCGCCGGGACTACCGCTGCCGCCGCGGTCGGTGAGGCGGGGTTGCCGCGGCGTGGCGCTCCCGACGCGATCGTGGTGGTGCGCGACACCGACGGGAAGCTGCGCGACCTAAATTGGGTGCCCGACGTCGACGTCGAGGTCACCCCGGTGCCCGCCAACACCGACGATGGTCGCAGCGTCATCCGGCATTCGACGGCACATGTTTTGGCCCAAGCCGTCCAAGACCTGTTCCCGCACGCCAAACTGGGGATCGGGCCACCTATTGCCGATGGCTTCTACTACGACTTCGACGTGGCTGAACCGTTCACGCCTGACGACTTGGCGGCGCTGGAAAAGCGGATGCGGCAGATCGTCAAGGACGGACAGCTGTTCTCGCGACGGGTCTACGAATCCAAGGAGCAAGCTCGCGCCGAGTTGGCCAGCGAGCCATACAAGCTGGAACTTGTCGATGACAAATCCGGCTTTGCCAAGAACACGGCCGAGATCATGGAGGTCGGCGGCGACGAGCTCACCGCCTATGACAACCTCAACGCCCGCAATCGGGAACGTGTTTGGGGTGATCTGTGTCGCGGGCCGCACATCCCGACCACCAAGCACATCCCCGCGTTCAAGTTGACCAGAAGTTCCGCTGCGTACTGGCGGGGCGACCAGAAGAACGCCAGTCTACAGCGCATCTATGGCACCGCGTGGGAGTCGTCGGAGGCACTCGACCGCCACCTTGAGATGGTTGCCGAGGCCCAGCGCCGTGATCATCGCAAGCTGGGCATCGAGCTGGATCTGTTCAGCTTCCCCGACGAAATCGGTTCTGGCTTAGCGGTTTTCCACCCTAAAGGCGGCATCGTGCGTCGGGAAATGGAGGAGTACTCCCGGCGCAAGCACATCGAAGCCGGCTACGAATTCGTCAACACCCCGCACATCACCAAGGCGCAGCTGTTCCATACGTCGGGTCACCTGGACTGGTACGCCGAGGGCATGTTTCCGCCGATGCACCTCGACGCCGAGCGCAACGATGACGGCACGGTGCGTAAGCCGGGGCAGGACTACTACCTCAAGCCGATGAACTGCCCGATGCACACCCTGATTTTCGCCTCGCGCGGGCGTTCGTATCGGGAGCTGCCGCTGCGGCTCTTTGAGTTCGGTACGGTTTACCGCTACGAGAAATCCGGTGTGGTGCATGGGCTTACCCGTGCTCGCGGGTTCACCATGGACGACTCGCACATCTTCTGCACCCGCGAGCAGCTGCACGGCGAGTTGGCGTCGCTGCTCCGGTTCGTCCTGGATCTGCTCGGCGACTATGGGCTAGAAGATTTTTATCTCGAGCTTTCTACCAAAGACCCGGAGAAATTCGTTGGCTCCGACGAGATCTGGGAAGAAGCCACGGCCGCGCTGGCGGAGGTCGCCCGGGATTCGGGCCTCGAGTTGGTTCCCGATCCAGGTGGCGCCGCGTTCTACGGCCCGAAGATCTCGGTGCAGGCGCGCGATGCGCTGGGTCGTAGCTGGCAGATGTCCACCATCCAGGTGGACTTCAACTTTCCGGAACGTTTCGAACTGGAGTACACCGCTCCCGATGGCAGGCGGGAGCGCCCAGTCATGATCCACCGGGCGCTGTTCGGATCGATCGAGCGATTCTTCGGCATCCTCACTGAGCACTACGCGGGAGCGTTCCCTGCCTGGCTGGCGCCCGTTCAGGTGGTCGGCATCCCGGTCGCCGATGAGCACGTCGCCTATCTGGAAGAGGTTGCCGTGCAACTGAAGTCGCGTGGGGTGCGGGTTGAGGTGGATGTCAGCGATGATCGGATGGCCAAGAAGATCGTCCATCACACCAACCAGAAGGTGCCGTTTATGTTGTTGGCCGGCGACCGCGACGTGCAGGCCGGGGCGGTGAGCTTCCGTTTCGGTGACCGCACACAGATCAACGGAGTTGCCCGCGACAGCGCCGTCGAGGTCATTGCGCAGTGGATTGCTAGCCGGGAGAATGCTTCTCCCACAGCCGAATTGGTGAAAGTGACCGGCGGTGAGTGA
- a CDS encoding HIT family protein, whose product MSEQERPDVCADRADGNILDRGVGEHDHLQRLWTPYRMTYLAEAPVNRDNSTPAQPFTEIPQLSDEDGLVVARGQLVYAVLNLYPYNPGHLMVVPYRRVSELEDLTDAESAELMAFTQKAIRVIKNVSRPHGFNVGLNLGTSAGGSLAEHLHVHVVPRWGGDANFITIIGGAKVIPQLLRDTRQLLATEWAKQP is encoded by the coding sequence GTGAGTGAGCAGGAAAGGCCCGACGTATGTGCCGATCGCGCAGACGGCAACATCTTGGACAGGGGTGTCGGCGAGCACGACCACTTGCAGCGGCTGTGGACGCCGTACCGGATGACCTATCTGGCCGAAGCGCCAGTCAATCGGGACAACTCCACCCCGGCGCAGCCGTTCACCGAGATTCCGCAGCTGTCCGATGAGGACGGCTTGGTGGTGGCCCGCGGTCAACTCGTCTACGCCGTGCTCAACCTGTACCCGTACAACCCCGGGCACCTGATGGTGGTGCCCTACCGGCGGGTTTCCGAGCTTGAGGACCTGACCGACGCGGAGAGTGCGGAGTTGATGGCGTTCACCCAGAAGGCGATTCGCGTCATCAAGAACGTGTCTCGGCCGCATGGCTTTAATGTGGGCCTGAACTTGGGGACATCGGCGGGAGGGTCGCTGGCCGAGCACCTGCATGTGCACGTGGTGCCGCGGTGGGGTGGCGACGCAAACTTCATCACCATCATCGGCGGCGCCAAGGTGATCCCGCAGTTGCTGCGCGACACTCGGCAGCTGCTTGCTACGGAGTGGGCGAAGCAGCCATGA
- a CDS encoding phosphatidylinositol mannoside acyltransferase, which translates to MTGRATDWAYAAGWRAVRAMPESVARFAFNTGARYAARNGGPDQLRKNLARVIGVRPADVPDVLMRASLASYARYWREAFRLPTMNPHAVAKQVEAYGVGLHRVGEALDAGHGAVLALPHSGNWDMAGVWLAQSHGTLVTVAERLKPESLYRRFINYREGLGFEVLPLSGGNDTGFQAPFELLCERLRANRVVCLMAERDLTRTGVEVDFFGEPTRMPAGPAKLAIETGAALLPAHCWFQGSGWGCSVHPALDCSSGDVGAITQALADRFAQNIAAHPADWHMLQPQWLADLSTDRGARRGQLRPH; encoded by the coding sequence GTGACCGGGCGGGCCACCGACTGGGCGTATGCGGCTGGCTGGAGGGCTGTGCGCGCGATGCCGGAATCTGTCGCGCGTTTCGCGTTCAACACCGGAGCGCGCTACGCGGCCCGCAACGGCGGGCCGGATCAATTGCGCAAGAACCTGGCCCGCGTCATCGGTGTGCGACCTGCCGATGTGCCGGACGTACTGATGCGCGCCTCGCTAGCGTCCTATGCCCGCTATTGGCGGGAAGCGTTTCGTCTGCCGACGATGAATCCCCACGCGGTGGCAAAGCAGGTCGAGGCTTATGGCGTCGGCCTGCACCGTGTCGGGGAGGCCTTGGATGCTGGGCACGGCGCTGTGCTGGCATTGCCGCACAGCGGTAATTGGGATATGGCCGGTGTGTGGCTGGCGCAGTCCCACGGTACCCTCGTCACCGTCGCGGAGCGACTCAAACCCGAGTCGCTGTATCGGCGTTTCATCAACTACCGCGAAGGCCTCGGTTTCGAAGTGCTGCCGCTGTCCGGCGGCAACGACACTGGCTTCCAGGCCCCCTTCGAGCTGCTGTGCGAGCGGCTGCGGGCCAACCGCGTGGTGTGTCTGATGGCCGAGCGCGACCTCACCCGCACCGGCGTTGAGGTCGATTTCTTCGGCGAACCCACTCGCATGCCCGCAGGCCCGGCGAAGCTCGCGATCGAGACCGGGGCCGCACTGCTGCCGGCGCACTGCTGGTTCCAGGGCAGCGGCTGGGGCTGTTCGGTACATCCAGCGCTGGATTGCAGCAGCGGTGACGTCGGCGCCATCACTCAGGCGTTGGCTGACCGGTTCGCCCAGAACATCGCCGCCCACCCCGCCGACTGGCACATGCTGCAACCACAATGGTTGGCCGACCTGTCCACTGACAGGGGGGCCAGGCGAGGTCAGCTGAGGCCACATTGA